From a region of the Acanthochromis polyacanthus isolate Apoly-LR-REF ecotype Palm Island chromosome 3, KAUST_Apoly_ChrSc, whole genome shotgun sequence genome:
- the LOC110972896 gene encoding kallikrein-6-like isoform X2 produces MARLTFLLLLLWVGVAVSTVVDLQKRIIRGTPCDRPYHVKLRMTFPNGTSNLCGGSLISERWILTAAHCLKPGRTIFAFLGVGAAAQRVEITEDPVIYTDNNNREHDLMLLQLPENLNLNPDIKPVPLPRCRNQPRM; encoded by the exons ATGGCTCGTCTCacctttcttctccttctcctgtgGGTCG GTGTTGCAGTGAGCACAGTGGTAGATCTGCAGAAGAGAATCATCAGAGGTACACCATGTGATCGTCCGTACCACGTCAAACTTAGAATGACTTTTCCTAATGGGACTTCCAACTTGTGTGGAGGCTCTCTGATCAGTGAACGGTGGATTCTGACTGCAGCTCACTGCTTAAAGCCAGGAAG GaccatatttgcatttttaggtGTAGGTGCTGCTGCTCAAAGAGTAGAAATCACAGAAGATCCTGTGATCTACAccgacaacaacaacagagaacaTGACCTCATGCTGCTGCAGCTACCTGAAAACCTAAACCTAAACCCTGACATTAAGCCTGTACCCCTTCCTCGCTGTAGAAATCAACCCAGAATGTGA
- the LOC110972896 gene encoding trypsin-4-like isoform X1, whose product MARLTFLLLLWVGVAVSTVVDLQKRIIRGTPCDRPYHVRLRGVAPNGASNLCGGSLISERWILTAAHCLKPGRTMFAYLGAGAAVRPVQITANPEIYRDNRNRQHDLMLLQLPGNSGIQPVPLPRCGTQPRISETVEIQGHAAIVAGRNNQRIPAEVPDLHCADIPVVDCTNFRRGLQRSAPNFYQNHGYQDWFCGQSPTVDICAGDSGGGVVYQGKIYGVISFTGNGGTACAAPAAFMNLCNPEYNAWIARIRTTG is encoded by the exons ATGGCTCGTCTCacctttctccttctcctgtgGGTCG GTGTTGCAGTGAGCACAGTGGTAGATCTGCAGAAGAGAATCATCAGAGGTACACCATGTGATCGTCCGTACCATGTCAGACTTAGAGGAGTTGCTCCTAACGGGGCTTCCAACTTGTGTGGAGGCTCTCTGATCAGTGAACGGTGGATTCtgactgctgctcactgcctcaAGCCAGGAAG GACCATGTTTGCATATTTAGGTGCAGGTGCTGCTGTTCGACCAGTCCAAATCACAGCAAATCCTGAGATCTACCGCGACAACCGCAACAGACAACATGACCTCATGCTGCTGCAGCTACCTGGAAACTCTGGCATTCAGCCTGTACCCCTTCCTCGTTGTGGAACTCAACCCAGAAT TTCTGAGACTGTGGAGATACAAGGACATGCTGCCATCGTTGCGGGCCGGAATAATCAAAGGA TACCTGCTGAAGTACCAGATCTCCACTGTGCAGACATCCCAGTTGTTGACTGTACAAACTTCAGACGTGGTTTGCAGAGAAGTGCCCCTAACTTTTACCAAAACCATGGGTACCAAGACTGGTTCTGTGGTCAAAGCCCTACAGTGGATATATGTGCT GGAGACTCTGGTGGAGGAGTGGTGTATCAAGGCAAGATCTACGGTGTCATTTCTTTTACTGGAAATGGTGGCACAGCATGTGCTGCACCAGCTGCTTTCATGAACCTCTGCAATCCTGAGTACAATGCTTGGATCGCTAGGATCCGAACAACTGGATAA